A genomic stretch from Oncorhynchus tshawytscha isolate Ot180627B linkage group LG07, Otsh_v2.0, whole genome shotgun sequence includes:
- the LOC112237974 gene encoding rho guanine nucleotide exchange factor 7 isoform X1 — translation MNSAEQTVTWLITLGVLESPKKTISDPEGFLQSSLKDGVVLCKLVERLRPGSVEKIFQEPRNDSEFQSNIKEFLKGCGSFRVEPFEVNDLLQGLNFTKVLNSLVALAKATEDIGVGSDSVCAHHSSSLRIKSFDSLNTQSPRGRSSKLLHNQYRSLDMSESGGQRVLVRAKFTFQQTNEDELSFNKGDMISVSRQEDGGWWEGSFNGNKGWFPSNYVKEVKGSDNPVSPKSGTLKNPVKGFDTPAVSKTYYNLVLQNILETETEYSKELQSLLTSYLHSLQPTDKLSSADVSHILGNLEDISTFQLMLVQSYEECTRLPESQQRVGGFFLNLLPQMKALYMAYCSNHPSAVNILTEHSEELGEFMEGKGASSPGILTLTTGLSKPFMRLDKYPTLLKELERHMEGHHPDRPDIQKCLTSFKSLSAQCQEVRKRKELELQILTETIRRWEGDDIRTLGPVLYMSHTLCHTHGSEEKSERYLLLFPNVLLLLSASSRMSGFIYQDKLPLTGMLISRIEDCELVKNAFEISGSTCERMQVVCNNQQDLQEWVEHLSRHTQIRNAPSVIMTTPTAKPQSVPCHTLPSHPLTPSRHSESRGVSAGPAYHTLPHPSSHGVPQTPPMWGPLEPPSTPKPWSLSCLRPAPPLKPSAALCYKEDLSKSPKSMKKLLPKRKPERKASDEDFATRKSTAALEEDAQILKVIEAYCTSAKTRQTLNSTWQGTDLMHNHVLAEPVDRSSVDTIGCRSSLSRGTEPWSDLSEDSDYDSIWTASSYRTSSVSRSREKSGLHMLFPEEEKIIVEETKSNGQTVIEEKTLVDTVYGLKDEVQELKQDNKMMRRTLDEEQKARKELEKILRRVLKNMNDPTWDETNL, via the exons ATCTTCCAAGAACCAAGGAATGATAGTGAGTTCCAGAGCAATATAAAGGAGTTTCTGAAAGGCTGCGGGTCCTTCCGAGTGGAG cCATTTGAGGTCAATGACCTTCTCCAGGGACTGAACTTCACCAAGGTGCTCAACTCTCTGGTGGCACTGGCCAAAGCCACCGAGG acATAGGAGTGGGCAGTGACTCTGTGTGTGCGCATCACTCATCCTCGTTACGAATCAAGTCGTTTGACTCTCTGAACACTCAGTCTCCCCGCGGGCGCTCCTCCAAGCTCCTCCACAACCAGTACCGCAGCCTG GACATGTCGGAGAGCGGTGGGCAGCGGGTACTGGTGAGGGCcaagttcaccttccagcagaccAATGAAGACGAGCTGTCCTTCAACAAGGGTGACATGATCAGTGTGTCGCGCCAGGAAGACGGCGGCTGGTGGGAGGGCTCGTTCAACGGCAACAAGGGCTGGTTCCCTAGCAACTATGTCAAGGAGGTCAAAGGCAGCG ACAACCCAGTGTCTCCTAAGTCTGGCACCCTCAAAAACCCTGTGAAAGGCTTTGACACACCAGCTGTCAGCAAGACCTACTATAACCTG GTGCTCCAGAACATTCTAGAGACCGAGACCGAGTATTCCAAGGAGCTCCAAAGCCTGCTGACCTCATACCTGCACTCACTGCAACCCACAGACAA gtTGAGCAGTGCAGACGTCAGTCACATCCTGGGGAATCTGGAGGACATCTCTACCTTCCAGCTGATGTTGGTTCAGTCCTACGAGGAATGTACCAG gcttccagagagccagcagagagtAGGGGGCTTCTTCCTCAACCTGCTGCCCCAGATGAAGGCTCTCTACATGGCCTACTGCTCCAACCACCCCTCAGCTGTCAACATCCTCACAGAACACAG TGAGGAGCTGGGGGAGTTTATGGAGGGGAAGGGAGCCAGTAGTCCAGGTATCCTGACCCTCACCACTGGTCTCAGTAAACCCTTCATGAGGCTGGACAAATACCCTACACTGCTGAAGGAACTGGAGAGACACATGGAG GGGCATCATCCTGATCGACCAGACATCCAGAAGTGTTTGACCTCCTTCAAAAGCCTCTCT GCCCAGTGTCAGGAGGTGAGGAAACGTAAGGAGCTGGAGCTGCAGATTCTAACTGAGACGATCAGACGCTGGGAGGGAGATGACATCAGAACCCTGGGCCCTGTCCTGTacatgtcacacacactctgccacacACACGGATCAGAG GAGAAGAGTGAACGCTACCTCCTGCTGTTCCCAAATGTTCTCCTACTGCTGTCTGCCAGCTCCAGAATGAGTGGATTCATCTACCAG GATAAGCTGCCATTGACAGGAATGCTTATCTCAAGGATAGAAGATTGTGAGTTGGTCAAAAACGCTTTCGAAATATCAG gcaGTACGTGTGAGCGGATGCAGGTGGTGTGTAACAACCAGCAGGATTTGCAGGAGTGGGTGGAGCATCTGTCGAGACACACTCAGATCAGAAACGCCCCCTCCGTGATCATGACCACACCCACCGCCAAGCCCCAGTCTGTCCCCTGCCACACG ctcccGTCCCATCCCCTGACCCCCTCCAGACACTCAGAGAGTAGGGGTGTATCTGCGGGCCCTGCTTACCACACCCTACCCCACCCCTCTTCCCACGGGGTCCCTCAAACCCCCCCCATGTGGGGTCCCCTGGAGCCCCCCAGCACCCCCAAACCCTGGAGCCTCAGCTGCCTCCGCCCCGCGCCCCCACTTAAGCCCTCGGCAGCACTCTGCTATAAAGAG gATCTGAGTAAAAGTCCTAAGAGTATGAAGAAGCTGCTGCCTAAACGTAAGCCTGAGAGGAAAGCTTCAGATGAGGACTTTGCTACCAGGAAGAGTACTGCAGCTCTGGAGGAGGATGCCCAGATCCTGAAAGTGATCGAGGCCTACTGCACCAGCGCCAAAACACGGCAGACACTCAACTCAA CATGGCAGGGTACTGATTTGATGCATAACCACGTGCTGGCCGAGCCAGTTGACCGGTCCAGTGTGGACACTATAGGTTGCCGTAGCAGCCTGTCCAGAGGGACCGAGCCCTGGTCTGACCTATCAGAGGACTCGGATTATGACAGTATTTGGACCGCCAGTAGTTACAGGACCTCCTCCGTTTCTC GATCCAGAGAGAAGTCAGGTCTGCACATGCTCTTCCCTGAGGAGGAGAAGATCATCGTGGAGGAGACCAAGAGCAACGGACAGACTGTCATCGAGGAGAA GACTCTAGTAGACACGGTGTATGGGCTGAAGGATGAAGTGCAGGAGCTGAAACAG GACAACAAGATGATGAGGAGGACCCTGGATGAAGAGCAGAAAGCCAGGAAGGAGCTGGAGAAGATCCTGAGGAGAGTCCTGAAGAACATGAATGACCCCACCTGGGACGAGACCAACCTGTGA
- the LOC112237974 gene encoding rho guanine nucleotide exchange factor 7 isoform X2 has protein sequence MNSAEQTVTWLITLGVLESPKKTISDPEGFLQSSLKDGVVLCKLVERLRPGSVEKIFQEPRNDSEFQSNIKEFLKGCGSFRVEPFEVNDLLQGLNFTKVLNSLVALAKATEDIGVGSDSVCAHHSSSLRIKSFDSLNTQSPRGRSSKLLHNQYRSLDMSESGGQRVLVRAKFTFQQTNEDELSFNKGDMISVSRQEDGGWWEGSFNGNKGWFPSNYVKEVKGSDNPVSPKSGTLKNPVKGFDTPAVSKTYYNLVLQNILETETEYSKELQSLLTSYLHSLQPTDKLSSADVSHILGNLEDISTFQLMLVQSYEECTRLPESQQRVGGFFLNLLPQMKALYMAYCSNHPSAVNILTEHSEELGEFMEGKGASSPGILTLTTGLSKPFMRLDKYPTLLKELERHMEGHHPDRPDIQKCLTSFKSLSAQCQEVRKRKELELQILTETIRRWEGDDIRTLGPVLYMSHTLCHTHGSEEKSERYLLLFPNVLLLLSASSRMSGFIYQDKLPLTGMLISRIEDCELVKNAFEISGSTCERMQVVCNNQQDLQEWVEHLSRHTQIRNAPSVIMTTPTAKPQSVPCHTLPSHPLTPSRHSESRGVSAGPAYHTLPHPSSHGVPQTPPMWGPLEPPSTPKPWSLSCLRPAPPLKPSAALCYKEDLSKSPKSMKKLLPKRKPERKASDEDFATRKSTAALEEDAQILKVIEAYCTSAKTRQTLNSRSREKSGLHMLFPEEEKIIVEETKSNGQTVIEEKTLVDTVYGLKDEVQELKQDNKMMRRTLDEEQKARKELEKILRRVLKNMNDPTWDETNL, from the exons ATCTTCCAAGAACCAAGGAATGATAGTGAGTTCCAGAGCAATATAAAGGAGTTTCTGAAAGGCTGCGGGTCCTTCCGAGTGGAG cCATTTGAGGTCAATGACCTTCTCCAGGGACTGAACTTCACCAAGGTGCTCAACTCTCTGGTGGCACTGGCCAAAGCCACCGAGG acATAGGAGTGGGCAGTGACTCTGTGTGTGCGCATCACTCATCCTCGTTACGAATCAAGTCGTTTGACTCTCTGAACACTCAGTCTCCCCGCGGGCGCTCCTCCAAGCTCCTCCACAACCAGTACCGCAGCCTG GACATGTCGGAGAGCGGTGGGCAGCGGGTACTGGTGAGGGCcaagttcaccttccagcagaccAATGAAGACGAGCTGTCCTTCAACAAGGGTGACATGATCAGTGTGTCGCGCCAGGAAGACGGCGGCTGGTGGGAGGGCTCGTTCAACGGCAACAAGGGCTGGTTCCCTAGCAACTATGTCAAGGAGGTCAAAGGCAGCG ACAACCCAGTGTCTCCTAAGTCTGGCACCCTCAAAAACCCTGTGAAAGGCTTTGACACACCAGCTGTCAGCAAGACCTACTATAACCTG GTGCTCCAGAACATTCTAGAGACCGAGACCGAGTATTCCAAGGAGCTCCAAAGCCTGCTGACCTCATACCTGCACTCACTGCAACCCACAGACAA gtTGAGCAGTGCAGACGTCAGTCACATCCTGGGGAATCTGGAGGACATCTCTACCTTCCAGCTGATGTTGGTTCAGTCCTACGAGGAATGTACCAG gcttccagagagccagcagagagtAGGGGGCTTCTTCCTCAACCTGCTGCCCCAGATGAAGGCTCTCTACATGGCCTACTGCTCCAACCACCCCTCAGCTGTCAACATCCTCACAGAACACAG TGAGGAGCTGGGGGAGTTTATGGAGGGGAAGGGAGCCAGTAGTCCAGGTATCCTGACCCTCACCACTGGTCTCAGTAAACCCTTCATGAGGCTGGACAAATACCCTACACTGCTGAAGGAACTGGAGAGACACATGGAG GGGCATCATCCTGATCGACCAGACATCCAGAAGTGTTTGACCTCCTTCAAAAGCCTCTCT GCCCAGTGTCAGGAGGTGAGGAAACGTAAGGAGCTGGAGCTGCAGATTCTAACTGAGACGATCAGACGCTGGGAGGGAGATGACATCAGAACCCTGGGCCCTGTCCTGTacatgtcacacacactctgccacacACACGGATCAGAG GAGAAGAGTGAACGCTACCTCCTGCTGTTCCCAAATGTTCTCCTACTGCTGTCTGCCAGCTCCAGAATGAGTGGATTCATCTACCAG GATAAGCTGCCATTGACAGGAATGCTTATCTCAAGGATAGAAGATTGTGAGTTGGTCAAAAACGCTTTCGAAATATCAG gcaGTACGTGTGAGCGGATGCAGGTGGTGTGTAACAACCAGCAGGATTTGCAGGAGTGGGTGGAGCATCTGTCGAGACACACTCAGATCAGAAACGCCCCCTCCGTGATCATGACCACACCCACCGCCAAGCCCCAGTCTGTCCCCTGCCACACG ctcccGTCCCATCCCCTGACCCCCTCCAGACACTCAGAGAGTAGGGGTGTATCTGCGGGCCCTGCTTACCACACCCTACCCCACCCCTCTTCCCACGGGGTCCCTCAAACCCCCCCCATGTGGGGTCCCCTGGAGCCCCCCAGCACCCCCAAACCCTGGAGCCTCAGCTGCCTCCGCCCCGCGCCCCCACTTAAGCCCTCGGCAGCACTCTGCTATAAAGAG gATCTGAGTAAAAGTCCTAAGAGTATGAAGAAGCTGCTGCCTAAACGTAAGCCTGAGAGGAAAGCTTCAGATGAGGACTTTGCTACCAGGAAGAGTACTGCAGCTCTGGAGGAGGATGCCCAGATCCTGAAAGTGATCGAGGCCTACTGCACCAGCGCCAAAACACGGCAGACACTCAACTCAA GATCCAGAGAGAAGTCAGGTCTGCACATGCTCTTCCCTGAGGAGGAGAAGATCATCGTGGAGGAGACCAAGAGCAACGGACAGACTGTCATCGAGGAGAA GACTCTAGTAGACACGGTGTATGGGCTGAAGGATGAAGTGCAGGAGCTGAAACAG GACAACAAGATGATGAGGAGGACCCTGGATGAAGAGCAGAAAGCCAGGAAGGAGCTGGAGAAGATCCTGAGGAGAGTCCTGAAGAACATGAATGACCCCACCTGGGACGAGACCAACCTGTGA